In Streptomyces asoensis, a single genomic region encodes these proteins:
- a CDS encoding non-ribosomal peptide synthetase: protein MSADDSGLPLSYAQEQLWFLDQLRSGASTEYLMCEAFRIRGPLDTQVLEAAFTEISARHEVLRTRYGTGRGAGAQFVAEPGPVRLVRVDLTGTAPADREARVRELHAAELRTPIDLRTAAPWRLTLVRFAEEDAALLVTVHHIAFDGWSWGVLARELHELCTAFAAGRPSPLDPVPVQYADFAQWQRDTWAAAPARAEQRRGYWRERLAGLEPLELPADRRRPTHWDAAGDSVAFTVPRELAGRLAVLGRDAGATPFMVHLAAFQLLLARWSGRTDVAVGVSVSDRDEVELEPLVGLFLNTVVLRSDLSGHGSFLDLLARVRETTLDAYEHQDVPFGWVVADLAPERDPSRNPVFQVGFALHNAERRPLRLPGLDVAKVEPATDHSAFDLSLHLSELQDGSIAARLIFPTALFDRARIERMAASLLRLLTGIAEHPDAPADALETVPAEQLASFERWNRTETERPRQSLAELFFAQALATPDAVAVVSGERETRYADLVEQVRLLAGLLRSRGVGPESAVGVALHRGTDLVATVLAVLTAGGVYVPLAPEHPAERLAHLIGDAEVTLLVTEEALSGRLPDHPNTLVLDAVRPPESEQAPPLEPEGAAGTRAAYVMYTSGSTGRPKGVVVPEAAIRNRVLWSVERYGLGPGDRVLQKTTIGFDAALWEFLSPLVCGAAVVTGPQDAHRDPAVMVRAVAEHRVTVLQGVPSMLRLLLEEPALADCASLRLLCSAGEPLPADLADRLRRTLDAEVVNTYGPTECAVDATAWHFDPDEPGDLVPIGLPLPNVRTYVVDPEGRQVPVGVTGELHVGGLGLARGYAGRGDLTADRFVPDPDAAVPGARRYRTGDLVRRRADGPLEYVGRVDDQVKIGGVRIEPGEIEVLLSAHPSVAAAVVAVQRSDAGDARLTAYAVPAAGERIDPEALRVHLAATLPEAMLPSAVVGLDELPLTPNGKVDRRRLSAVAEPGRPAAEDRQGPRTPAEEAVATLMAEILGVERVGAQDDFFLLGGHSLLAIRLVLRLRRAFGTELTVGELFQARTVAALAARLTEAGAGTGEPAPDTDPDAVRPAGRDRPLPLSFGQQRMWFLDQLEPGTHEYVVPLALRLTGPLDTAALRHALDALSARHEILRTRYRSEGGEPVQVVDLAGTVDFTLTDLTGAPDAGPRARALVDELARRPFDLEHGHPLRATLIRTAPEDHLLVLTLHHIAFDAWSTNVYLRDLDLSYRAFTAGDPSPLTPQPVRYADFAVWQREQQRAGRLDPQLAYWRDRLEGLTPVELPTDRVRSAVRDARGDNVVVEVAPEVARAVTELAGRHGATPFMVTLAAFQVLLRRWTGRDDLAVGTPVAGRTRQETEDLVGFFTNNLVIRSDLGGNPAFGDLLEQVRRTVLDAFAHQDVPFEHLVDALQPERDLSRNPLFQIMFEHQHLAGVPDRLGAAAMEPVRAGLETAKFDLTVTVKERGGRMYCWFEYATALFDRETVERMAGHYLTLIASVTAAPGARIGDLGMLTEDERQRALTTWADPESARAAVLDPADEHGLCVPELFARQVRRAPDAIAVVFGDQQVSYAELDALSDRFAARLRSLGVTAETVVGSCLERGVEAVVVLLAVLKAGGVYVPFDPGHPAERLELMLADAGPELVVTTRAFADRLTGAHRVVLADADARDEPVPAPAGPAPLPARPRNLAYVIYTSGSTGRPKGVMIEHRAYAHHCRVIADAYGIVPGERVALLSALTFDVAMDQTAATLVAGATVVVADPVFWTPDELPARLAEHGVTVLEITPSYYRAVLESPDLHLLDSLKLMNVGSDVVTALDARRWSETGLPARFLCNYGPTEATVTCLLHPVPEASAEGDAARALPLGRPVPGTRAYILDADLRPVPVGVPGELYLGGVRLARGYHRRPDLTAERFVPDPFATEPGGRLYRTGDLTRHRPDGTIEFLGRIDHQVKVRGLRIELGEIETALARHPALQEAVVTAPQTAPGERRLAAYLVARPGSPMPDVAELRAHLGALLPEYMIPSVWVPLDAFPLTASKKIDRKALPDASAALTGGAREHLAPRDPAEEAVAAIWSEVLGQERIGAHDDFFALGGHSLLATRVLARLRETFAVELPLRLLFEATTVARLSQAVSEAVEADVAALSDQEVAGLLAEEGLR from the coding sequence ATGTCCGCCGATGACAGCGGCCTGCCGCTCTCGTACGCCCAGGAACAGCTCTGGTTCCTCGACCAGCTCCGCTCCGGTGCCTCCACCGAGTACCTGATGTGCGAGGCGTTCCGCATCCGCGGCCCCCTCGACACGCAGGTGCTGGAGGCGGCGTTCACCGAGATCTCGGCACGCCACGAGGTGCTGCGCACCCGCTACGGCACCGGGCGAGGCGCCGGCGCGCAGTTCGTGGCCGAGCCCGGCCCGGTGCGGCTCGTCCGGGTGGACCTGACGGGCACGGCGCCGGCGGACCGCGAGGCGCGCGTGCGCGAGCTGCACGCGGCCGAGCTGCGCACGCCGATCGACCTGCGCACCGCGGCCCCCTGGCGGCTGACCCTGGTCCGGTTCGCCGAGGAGGACGCCGCCCTGCTGGTGACGGTCCACCACATCGCCTTCGACGGATGGTCCTGGGGCGTCCTCGCCCGGGAACTGCACGAGCTGTGCACCGCGTTCGCGGCCGGCCGGCCCTCGCCGCTCGACCCGGTACCGGTGCAGTACGCGGACTTCGCGCAGTGGCAGCGCGACACCTGGGCGGCCGCACCCGCGCGGGCCGAGCAGCGGCGCGGATACTGGCGGGAGCGGCTGGCGGGCCTGGAGCCGCTGGAGCTGCCCGCCGACCGCCGGCGTCCCACGCACTGGGACGCGGCCGGGGACAGCGTCGCGTTCACGGTGCCCAGGGAGCTGGCCGGGCGGCTGGCGGTGCTCGGCCGGGACGCCGGCGCGACCCCGTTCATGGTGCACCTGGCCGCGTTCCAGCTGCTGCTCGCGCGCTGGTCCGGCCGCACCGACGTGGCGGTCGGCGTGTCCGTCTCGGACCGTGACGAGGTCGAACTGGAGCCGCTGGTCGGCCTGTTCCTCAACACCGTGGTGCTGCGCTCCGACCTGTCCGGCCACGGCTCGTTCCTCGACCTGCTGGCGCGGGTCCGGGAGACCACCCTGGACGCCTACGAGCACCAGGACGTGCCGTTCGGCTGGGTGGTGGCCGACCTCGCGCCCGAGCGGGACCCTTCCCGCAACCCGGTGTTCCAGGTCGGCTTCGCGCTGCACAACGCCGAGCGCCGCCCGCTGCGGCTGCCCGGACTCGACGTCGCCAAGGTCGAACCGGCCACCGATCACTCCGCCTTCGACCTGTCGCTGCACCTGTCCGAACTCCAGGACGGCTCGATCGCGGCCCGGCTCATCTTCCCCACCGCGCTGTTCGACCGCGCGCGGATCGAGCGGATGGCGGCGAGCCTGCTACGGCTGCTCACCGGCATCGCCGAGCACCCGGACGCCCCCGCGGACGCGTTGGAGACCGTCCCCGCCGAGCAACTGGCGTCCTTCGAGCGCTGGAACCGCACCGAGACCGAGCGGCCGCGGCAGTCGCTCGCCGAACTGTTCTTCGCCCAGGCCCTGGCCACCCCGGACGCGGTGGCCGTGGTGTCCGGCGAGCGGGAGACCCGCTACGCCGACCTCGTCGAACAGGTACGGCTGCTGGCCGGGCTGCTGCGCTCGCGCGGCGTGGGCCCGGAGAGCGCGGTGGGCGTCGCGCTGCACCGCGGCACCGACCTGGTCGCCACCGTTCTCGCCGTGCTCACCGCGGGCGGCGTGTACGTGCCGCTGGCCCCGGAACACCCGGCGGAGCGGCTGGCCCACCTGATCGGCGATGCCGAAGTGACCCTGCTGGTCACCGAGGAGGCGCTGTCCGGACGGCTGCCGGACCACCCGAACACCCTCGTCCTCGACGCCGTCCGGCCCCCGGAGTCCGAGCAGGCTCCGCCCCTCGAACCGGAGGGCGCGGCCGGCACGCGGGCCGCGTACGTGATGTACACCTCCGGTTCGACCGGCCGGCCCAAAGGTGTCGTCGTGCCCGAAGCCGCGATCCGAAACCGCGTGCTCTGGTCGGTGGAGCGCTACGGCCTGGGCCCCGGCGACCGGGTGCTTCAGAAGACCACCATAGGTTTCGACGCCGCGCTGTGGGAGTTCCTCTCCCCGCTGGTGTGCGGGGCCGCGGTGGTGACGGGCCCCCAGGACGCCCACCGCGACCCGGCGGTGATGGTCCGTGCCGTGGCCGAGCACCGGGTCACCGTGCTCCAGGGCGTGCCCTCGATGCTGCGCCTGCTGCTGGAGGAGCCGGCCCTGGCCGACTGCGCCTCACTGCGCCTGCTGTGCTCGGCGGGCGAGCCGCTGCCCGCCGACCTGGCCGACCGGCTGCGCCGCACCCTCGACGCCGAGGTCGTCAACACCTACGGCCCCACCGAGTGCGCCGTGGACGCCACCGCCTGGCACTTCGACCCGGACGAGCCCGGCGACCTGGTGCCCATCGGCCTGCCGCTGCCCAATGTGCGCACCTACGTGGTGGACCCCGAAGGCCGTCAGGTGCCCGTCGGGGTGACCGGCGAGCTGCACGTCGGCGGCCTCGGACTCGCCCGCGGCTACGCGGGTCGGGGCGACCTCACCGCGGACCGGTTCGTCCCCGACCCGGACGCGGCCGTGCCCGGCGCGCGCCGGTACCGCACCGGCGATCTGGTGCGGCGCCGCGCGGACGGCCCGCTGGAGTACGTCGGGCGCGTCGACGACCAGGTCAAGATCGGCGGAGTGCGGATCGAGCCCGGCGAGATCGAGGTCCTGCTGTCGGCCCATCCGTCGGTGGCCGCCGCCGTGGTGGCCGTGCAGCGGTCCGACGCGGGCGACGCGCGGCTGACCGCGTACGCGGTGCCCGCCGCGGGGGAGCGGATCGATCCGGAGGCGCTGCGAGTCCACCTGGCCGCCACGCTGCCGGAGGCGATGCTGCCGTCCGCCGTCGTCGGACTCGACGAGCTTCCCCTCACGCCGAACGGAAAGGTCGATCGCCGCCGGCTGTCGGCCGTCGCCGAACCCGGCCGGCCCGCCGCCGAGGACCGGCAGGGCCCGCGCACCCCGGCCGAGGAGGCCGTCGCCACGCTGATGGCCGAGATCCTGGGCGTCGAACGGGTCGGCGCCCAGGACGACTTCTTCCTGCTGGGCGGCCACTCCCTGCTCGCGATCAGGCTCGTGCTGCGGCTGCGGCGCGCCTTCGGTACCGAACTGACCGTCGGCGAGCTGTTCCAGGCGAGGACGGTCGCCGCGCTGGCCGCCCGGCTCACCGAGGCCGGCGCCGGCACCGGTGAGCCGGCCCCGGACACCGATCCGGACGCCGTCCGGCCCGCGGGCCGGGACCGCCCGCTGCCGCTCTCGTTCGGCCAGCAGCGGATGTGGTTCCTCGACCAGCTGGAGCCCGGGACCCATGAGTACGTCGTCCCGCTGGCGCTGCGGCTGACCGGACCGCTCGACACCGCCGCGCTGCGCCACGCCCTGGACGCGCTGTCCGCACGGCACGAGATCCTGCGGACCAGGTACCGCTCCGAGGGCGGCGAGCCCGTCCAGGTCGTCGACCTCGCCGGGACGGTGGACTTCACCCTGACCGATCTGACGGGCGCGCCCGACGCCGGGCCACGGGCCCGGGCCCTGGTGGACGAGCTGGCCCGCCGGCCGTTCGACCTCGAACACGGACACCCGCTGCGGGCGACCCTGATCCGCACCGCTCCCGAGGACCACCTCCTCGTGCTGACCCTGCACCACATCGCCTTCGACGCCTGGTCGACCAACGTCTACCTGCGCGACCTCGACCTCTCCTACCGGGCCTTCACCGCGGGCGATCCGTCACCGCTCACCCCGCAGCCGGTGCGCTACGCCGACTTCGCGGTGTGGCAGCGCGAGCAGCAGCGGGCCGGCCGGCTGGACCCCCAGCTCGCCTACTGGCGCGACCGCCTGGAAGGACTCACGCCCGTCGAACTGCCCACCGACCGGGTCCGCTCGGCGGTCCGCGACGCCCGCGGCGACAACGTCGTCGTCGAGGTCGCGCCGGAAGTGGCCCGGGCCGTCACCGAACTGGCCGGCCGGCACGGCGCGACCCCGTTCATGGTGACGCTCGCCGCGTTCCAGGTGCTGCTGCGGCGCTGGACCGGCCGCGACGACCTCGCGGTGGGGACCCCGGTCGCCGGCCGGACCCGCCAGGAGACGGAGGACCTGGTCGGGTTCTTCACCAACAATCTGGTGATCCGCAGCGATCTCGGCGGCAACCCGGCCTTCGGCGACCTGCTGGAGCAGGTCCGCCGCACGGTGCTCGACGCCTTCGCCCACCAGGACGTGCCGTTCGAGCACCTGGTCGACGCGCTGCAACCGGAGCGGGACCTCTCCCGCAACCCGCTGTTCCAGATCATGTTCGAACACCAGCACCTGGCGGGCGTCCCCGACCGGCTCGGCGCGGCCGCCATGGAACCGGTCCGGGCCGGACTGGAGACCGCCAAGTTCGACCTCACCGTGACCGTCAAGGAGCGCGGCGGGCGCATGTACTGCTGGTTCGAGTACGCCACCGCGCTCTTCGACCGGGAGACCGTCGAACGGATGGCGGGCCACTACCTGACCCTGATCGCCAGTGTGACGGCCGCCCCCGGCGCGCGGATCGGCGACCTCGGCATGCTCACCGAGGACGAGCGGCAGCGCGCCCTCACCACCTGGGCCGACCCGGAGTCCGCACGGGCCGCGGTGCTCGACCCGGCCGACGAACACGGTCTTTGCGTACCGGAGCTGTTCGCCCGGCAGGTCCGGCGGGCCCCGGACGCCATCGCCGTGGTCTTCGGCGACCAGCAGGTCAGCTACGCCGAACTCGACGCGCTCTCCGACCGGTTCGCCGCCCGCCTGCGCTCCCTCGGGGTCACCGCCGAGACGGTCGTCGGCTCCTGCCTGGAGCGCGGCGTCGAGGCGGTGGTGGTCCTGCTCGCCGTACTGAAGGCCGGCGGCGTCTACGTGCCGTTCGACCCCGGGCACCCCGCCGAGCGGCTGGAGCTCATGCTCGCCGACGCCGGCCCGGAACTCGTCGTCACCACCCGCGCGTTCGCCGACCGCCTGACCGGAGCCCACCGGGTGGTCCTGGCCGACGCCGACGCCCGGGACGAACCCGTCCCGGCCCCGGCGGGCCCGGCGCCCCTCCCGGCCCGGCCGCGCAACCTCGCCTATGTCATCTACACCTCCGGCTCGACCGGCCGCCCCAAGGGCGTGATGATCGAGCACCGTGCGTACGCCCACCACTGCCGGGTGATCGCCGACGCGTACGGCATCGTCCCCGGCGAACGGGTGGCGCTGCTGTCCGCCCTCACCTTCGACGTGGCGATGGACCAGACCGCGGCCACCCTGGTGGCCGGCGCCACCGTCGTCGTCGCCGACCCGGTGTTCTGGACCCCGGACGAACTGCCCGCCCGGCTCGCCGAGCACGGCGTCACCGTCCTGGAGATCACCCCGTCCTACTACCGGGCCGTCCTGGAATCGCCCGACCTGCACCTGCTGGACTCGCTGAAGCTGATGAACGTCGGCAGCGACGTGGTCACCGCGCTGGACGCGCGGCGCTGGTCCGAAACCGGCCTGCCCGCCCGCTTCCTGTGCAACTACGGACCCACCGAGGCCACCGTCACCTGCCTGCTGCATCCCGTTCCCGAGGCGTCGGCGGAGGGCGACGCCGCCCGTGCCCTGCCGCTCGGCCGGCCCGTGCCCGGCACCCGGGCCTACATCCTGGACGCCGACCTGCGACCCGTCCCCGTCGGCGTCCCCGGCGAGCTGTACCTCGGCGGCGTCCGGCTGGCCCGCGGCTACCACCGGCGGCCGGACCTCACCGCGGAGCGGTTCGTGCCCGACCCCTTCGCCACCGAGCCCGGCGGGCGGCTCTACCGGACCGGCGACCTGACCCGCCACCGCCCCGACGGCACCATCGAGTTCCTCGGCCGGATCGACCACCAGGTCAAGGTCCGCGGCCTGCGCATCGAACTCGGCGAGATCGAGACGGCCCTCGCCCGGCACCCCGCTCTCCAGGAGGCGGTGGTCACCGCCCCGCAGACGGCTCCCGGTGAACGCCGGCTGGCCGCCTACCTGGTGGCGCGTCCCGGCAGCCCGATGCCCGACGTGGCCGAGCTGCGCGCGCACCTGGGCGCGCTGCTGCCCGAGTACATGATCCCCTCCGTGTGGGTGCCGCTCGACGCGTTCCCGCTGACGGCCAGCAAGAAGATCGACCGCAAGGCCCTGCCGGACGCCTCGGCCGCCCTGACCGGCGGCGCCCGCGAACACCTCGCCCCGCGCGACCCCGCCGAGGAGGCCGTCGCCGCGATCTGGTCCGAGGTCCTCGGCCAGGAGCGGATCGGCGCCCACGACGATTTCTTCGCCCTGGGCGGGCACTCACTGCTCGCCACCCGGGTGCTGGCCCGGCTCCGCGAGACGTTCGCCGTCGAGCTGCCCCTGCGCCTGCTGTTCGAGGCCACCACCGTGGCCCGGCTCTCCCAGGCGGTGTCCGAGGCCGTGGAGGCCGACGTCGCCGCGCTCTCCGACCAAGAAGTGGCGGGTCTGCTCGCCGAGGAAGGCCTGCGATGA